The proteins below come from a single Candidatus Paceibacterota bacterium genomic window:
- a CDS encoding sodium-translocating pyrophosphatase yields the protein MSTTIAEGALSGNTLLYSAPVAAMIGLAVAVYLVYYIMKLDAGTDRMKQIASAIQEGAMAYLKRQYKTVAIIAAILSVVIAIAINVETAIAFVIGAVMSAGAGFLGMSISVRSNVRCANAAKGGMKKALDVAFKGGAVTGLSVASLALLGVSGLFIFFGANEGAVEKIVGFGFGASLISLFARIGGGIFTKAADVGTDLVGKVEAGIPEDDPRNPGVIADNVGDNVGDCAGMAADLFETYAVTALGAMLIGVTVISTYPNAIIYPLVLGAAAIIASIVGIFFVKLGRSGNIMGAMYNGAIIAGVISLLFFYEITVVLMKGDMNLFISALVGLGVTAAMIIITEYYTSTEYGPVRAIANASVTGPGTNVITGLAVGLQSTALPVLVICAGTLISYTVMGGGVLGLYGVSVAAAAMLSVTGIIIAIDSYGPITDNAGGIAEMAELSKEVRDITDPLDAVGNTTKAVTKGYAIGSAALGALALYSAYSSEITKLSGGVPLELKLSDPMVLVGLLIGGMIPFLFASFLMGAVGRAATTIVTEIRRQFKEIKGIMDGTGKPDYGRCVDIVTIAAQKEMIIPGLLSVLSPLVVGFILGPVALGGLLIGVIISGLLLALMMTTGGAAWDNAKKYIESGHLGGKKLPDGSKNPTHAAAVVGDTVGDPTKDTAGPAINPLIKVMNIVAILFAAAILKYHIFG from the coding sequence ATGAGTACGACAATCGCAGAAGGAGCTTTAAGCGGGAATACCTTACTGTATTCTGCTCCGGTAGCCGCTATGATCGGTTTAGCGGTCGCAGTATATCTTGTTTATTATATTATGAAGCTTGATGCCGGGACTGACAGAATGAAGCAGATCGCATCGGCTATTCAGGAAGGTGCAATGGCATATCTGAAAAGACAATACAAGACCGTTGCTATAATCGCAGCTATATTGTCGGTCGTAATTGCCATTGCCATTAACGTCGAAACAGCGATCGCATTTGTGATCGGAGCGGTTATGTCCGCAGGCGCAGGATTTCTCGGTATGAGTATTTCAGTAAGAAGCAATGTGAGATGCGCAAACGCTGCAAAGGGAGGTATGAAAAAAGCTCTCGATGTAGCATTTAAGGGTGGCGCGGTTACAGGATTGTCGGTTGCAAGCCTTGCACTTCTCGGTGTCAGCGGTCTTTTTATATTTTTTGGAGCCAATGAAGGAGCTGTGGAAAAGATCGTAGGATTCGGTTTCGGCGCTTCGCTTATCAGCCTTTTCGCCAGGATAGGCGGAGGGATCTTCACTAAAGCGGCTGATGTCGGTACGGATCTTGTTGGAAAAGTTGAGGCGGGAATTCCGGAAGACGATCCAAGAAATCCCGGAGTCATTGCGGACAATGTCGGCGATAATGTCGGCGATTGCGCGGGTATGGCAGCTGACCTATTTGAGACCTATGCGGTCACTGCGCTTGGCGCAATGCTCATCGGAGTCACGGTTATCAGCACATATCCGAATGCGATCATATACCCCTTGGTCCTCGGTGCGGCTGCGATAATCGCTTCGATCGTCGGCATATTTTTTGTAAAACTCGGAAGATCCGGGAATATCATGGGCGCGATGTATAATGGTGCGATCATTGCAGGAGTTATATCTCTGCTGTTCTTTTATGAGATAACTGTAGTTTTGATGAAAGGTGATATGAATTTATTCATCAGCGCTCTTGTAGGTCTTGGCGTGACAGCGGCAATGATCATAATCACTGAGTATTATACTTCAACGGAATACGGTCCCGTCAGAGCGATCGCAAATGCTTCGGTTACCGGCCCCGGAACGAATGTTATCACGGGCCTTGCTGTCGGACTTCAGAGCACTGCATTGCCGGTGCTGGTGATATGCGCAGGAACATTGATCTCATATACTGTTATGGGAGGCGGAGTGCTTGGTCTATATGGCGTTTCCGTTGCAGCGGCAGCAATGTTGTCTGTTACGGGTATAATTATCGCTATAGATTCATATGGACCTATAACTGATAATGCCGGCGGAATTGCGGAAATGGCTGAATTATCCAAAGAGGTCAGGGACATAACCGATCCATTGGATGCTGTCGGAAATACGACAAAGGCGGTAACAAAAGGTTATGCGATCGGTTCAGCCGCGCTTGGCGCACTTGCGCTATATTCGGCATATAGCAGCGAGATAACGAAACTGAGCGGAGGAGTGCCATTGGAATTAAAACTTTCGGATCCCATGGTGCTTGTCGGGTTGCTTATCGGAGGCATGATACCATTCCTTTTCGCCAGCTTTCTGATGGGCGCAGTTGGAAGAGCCGCGACAACCATCGTTACGGAAATAAGAAGACAGTTTAAAGAAATTAAAGGCATAATGGATGGAACCGGAAAACCTGATTATGGACGATGTGTTGACATTGTTACAATAGCCGCTCAGAAAGAAATGATAATTCCGGGACTGCTTTCCGTACTTTCTCCGCTCGTGGTCGGTTTCATTCTCGGTCCGGTGGCATTGGGGGGCCTTCTTATTGGCGTGATCATTTCGGGTCTCTTGCTTGCTCTCATGATGACGACTGGAGGTGCTGCATGGGACAACGCAAAGAAATACATCGAATCAGGTCATCTTGGAGGCAAGAAATTGCCGGATGGAAGCAAAAACCCGACGCATGCAGCCGCTGTTGTGGGTGATACGGTCGGAGATCCGACAAAAGATACAGCAGGCCCCGCGATCAATCCGTTGATCAAAGTAATGAACATTGTTGCCATATTATTCGCTGCTGCCATACTGAAATACCATATCTTCGGATAG
- the tig gene encoding trigger factor — MKISVKKLPKSLVEISVEVGSEEMSKNMDASAKKMAAAGTFDGFRQGKAPVDVVYQRIGKQKIFEDAVQTTIERSYGSAVKDNKLIPIGYPKAEIKKAAIGNELIFDLVVTVLPEVRLGDYSKIKGKAEAKKVTSEDVETELKALQKKRAKYITKEEPASKGDRIEIDFESRLNGVKVEGGESKNHPLVLGNGMFVPGFEDNLAGMKKDESKEFNIIFPKDYYKKELAEKNVNFKVTMKLVQKVELPELNDEFAKSIGKFDTLEILKKNIEEGISMEEKMKAKNEIRKKLIDEIVESSKTEIPDVLIESEKDNMIHELEHNVSHMGVEFDIYLKSVNTSIEKLRSEWSEQAEKRVKANLVIGEIAKKEEIKATEQEIEEKANETLRCYPNEEEVRKKIDINKFKDYIAGTIINEKVFELLEDIAQRNAK, encoded by the coding sequence ATGAAAATATCGGTTAAAAAGCTTCCAAAGTCATTGGTCGAAATATCGGTCGAGGTCGGGAGCGAAGAGATGTCTAAGAATATGGATGCTTCAGCGAAGAAAATGGCGGCGGCGGGTACATTTGACGGTTTCAGACAGGGAAAAGCTCCGGTTGATGTCGTTTATCAGAGGATTGGCAAGCAGAAGATATTTGAGGATGCTGTTCAGACGACGATCGAAAGATCATATGGCAGCGCGGTAAAAGACAATAAGCTGATCCCGATCGGTTATCCGAAAGCTGAGATCAAAAAAGCGGCTATCGGGAATGAGCTGATCTTCGATCTTGTTGTAACTGTACTTCCGGAAGTTAGATTGGGAGATTATAGCAAGATAAAAGGAAAGGCAGAGGCGAAAAAAGTTACAAGCGAGGACGTTGAAACTGAGCTTAAGGCGCTGCAAAAAAAACGCGCAAAATATATCACAAAAGAAGAGCCGGCTTCAAAAGGCGACAGAATTGAGATCGATTTTGAGTCGAGGTTGAACGGCGTAAAGGTTGAGGGCGGAGAAAGCAAGAATCATCCATTGGTTCTTGGCAACGGGATGTTCGTTCCAGGTTTTGAAGATAATCTCGCGGGCATGAAGAAAGATGAATCGAAAGAATTCAATATTATATTTCCAAAGGATTATTATAAAAAAGAGCTTGCTGAAAAGAATGTGAATTTCAAAGTTACTATGAAGCTGGTTCAGAAGGTCGAGCTTCCGGAGCTTAATGATGAGTTTGCGAAGTCTATCGGTAAATTTGACACTCTCGAAATCCTCAAAAAGAACATTGAAGAGGGGATCAGCATGGAGGAGAAAATGAAAGCAAAAAATGAGATCAGAAAAAAACTTATCGATGAGATCGTTGAATCGTCTAAAACCGAGATCCCGGATGTTTTGATAGAGTCGGAAAAGGATAATATGATTCATGAATTGGAACATAATGTATCTCATATGGGAGTTGAGTTCGACATATACCTCAAAAGTGTGAATACGAGCATAGAAAAATTACGGTCCGAATGGTCCGAGCAGGCTGAGAAAAGAGTTAAGGCGAATCTTGTGATTGGAGAGATCGCCAAAAAAGAAGAAATAAAAGCTACTGAACAGGAGATAGAAGAAAAGGCGAACGAAACGCTGAGATGTTATCCGAACGAGGAAGAAGTGAGAAAAAAAATAGATATAAACAAGTTTAAAGACTATATTGCAGGAACTATCATAAATGAGAAAGTTTTTGAACTCCTGGAAGACATCGCACAAAGGAATGCCAAATAA
- a CDS encoding ATP-dependent Clp protease proteolytic subunit, which produces MNLIPTVIEKTNYGERAYDIYSRLLKERIIFLGGPIDDSVANTIIAQLLFLEKQDPKSDVMFYINSPGGVVTSALAIYDTMNYIKCDVSTVCVGMAASAASLLLSSGAKGKRLILPNAEVLIHQVMGGAEGQASDIDISARHILKMKERLNKILAHNTDQPIEKIEKDSDRDFYMTAEEAKKYGIVDKILK; this is translated from the coding sequence ATGAATCTGATACCAACAGTCATTGAAAAGACGAATTATGGAGAAAGAGCTTATGACATATATTCCAGGCTTCTGAAGGAAAGGATCATTTTTCTGGGCGGCCCGATCGATGATAGTGTGGCAAATACGATCATCGCGCAACTCCTATTCCTGGAAAAACAGGATCCGAAATCCGATGTGATGTTTTACATAAATTCTCCAGGAGGTGTTGTGACCTCGGCGCTGGCGATCTATGACACCATGAACTATATCAAGTGCGATGTCTCGACGGTTTGCGTCGGCATGGCAGCTTCGGCAGCATCGCTGCTTCTTTCAAGTGGAGCGAAAGGAAAGAGACTTATCCTTCCAAATGCCGAGGTTTTGATCCATCAGGTGATGGGTGGCGCTGAAGGACAAGCAAGTGATATCGATATTTCGGCGCGACACATTCTGAAAATGAAAGAGAGGCTGAATAAGATCCTGGCGCACAACACGGATCAGCCGATCGAGAAGATCGAGAAAGATTCGGACAGGGATTTCTACATGACCGCGGAAGAAGCTAAGAAATACGGGATCGTGGATAAGATATTGAAATAG